The nucleotide sequence taagcctaattaatttataattggCGCATGTTTACggtagcatcacatagactaattatgaattaattaggctcaatagattcgtctcgcgaattagttcagGGTTATAgaatgagttttattaatagtctatgtttaatatttataattagtgtccaaacatccgatgtcaCTGGTGGAAaaaccatctttactcccggttgggaacccctctttaatcccggttttccaaccggatggacatctttagtcccggttgaaataaccgggactaaagagacaaTAGCGGGTAGTACAGCtggtccctttttcttttttcctttttattttctcctgaatcaagtaggcaaatccccaaatcaatccccaaatcaaactaacatcccaaattcacatcaccaaatccacatcacaaatcataaagttacttatacacacaaatcaaatacatcacaatatcctaagaaattactcaaatacatcacagatccaaacaatgaatcacaaaattactcaaatacatcacagatccaaacaatgaatcaTAAATTTATAACTTCTTAGtcaaatacatctcagtgaatcatcacaaattaaaaaaaaatgccgccgccgccgccggtcaccacgaccgccgggcgcggccccgccgcccgccactgccgccgctgctcgccgccgcccgccgccggccggcccgccggatgggaaggggaggaggaaggggagaagggggaggagaggaggaaggggaggagttggagaagaggggatgaggaagagagTTAGAGAGGATGGATCTGAGGAGAGGGGTGAGATTCGATCCGTAACTGTGGatgagaggataagggatagggattatatactacgtgtttaattttagtcccgattcataTTACCaagcgggactaaagatcatcttgatctttagtcccggttattaacaccaaccgagactaaagatcctcggccccttgacatacatctgacaagggatgaaccgggactaaagatcatctttagtcccggatggtaacaccaaccgagactaaagatcaaaatttttataaccgggattaaaaacaatatttagtcccggttctttttggatccgagactattgtggattttgccggaccgaccaaagatggtttctccaccagtgtgtgatagggactaaaatattttagtcccatctaaacagggttaTAGTCATGCAATTAATAAATTAGTAGATAATAAAGCTGGAGTACATGACTTGCTTAATTAAGAGTTGATGATAATGGTTATAACTAATTAGTCTAGACGTACTTACCTTATTTTTAGGATTAATTAATTCATGTAACTTCTGCCCTAGCTAGCTCGGTACGACCGAGAGCAAACAAAGTTCCTAattgacatactccctccgtcccataatataagttattttaagtttttacttgcactgtttgaccactcgttttattcaaaaaaaattgaaattattatttattttttttatttactttattatccttAGCACAAATtctcgttttttatatttgcacaaattttttgaataatacgagtggtcaaacaatacaaataaaaactcaaaatccattatattatgggacggagggagtactatacagttcccagtaaaaaaaactaactggtaatttattgttaaaattAACATATTGTTTACCGCTCAAAACGAATTAAATGTAAATGTTCGAGACCACATGTACGATAAGAAATGGTGGGGATAGTACTATATACACTATCAACGAAGCCACACAGAGAAGAGTCAGGAACCTGGACACTTATCGCATGACGCCGACAGCTAAGCTAGCGGCAAAGTATTCAGGACGACTGCGTGTATATAGAGATAGGACGAATTACTTTGTCGCCATCAGTACATGTAACGAACAAAGGACCACAAACGTCATTATTATGCACTGGAGTACTGTCATCACAGAATGCACGTCATCCACAAAAATGTACGTATATATAATCCGTAGGATATTTATGGACGATCGATCGACTGCACACATGAAATCAGTTTTCAATTCATGCATGTATATGGGGTCTTGTTTAATTTGGTTCAGAATATCAGACAAATACACTTATATGTGCAAATCAAATTAATGATATCTCTGTTCATTTTAATTTACATGGTATATTGAAAAGGTCTTCGACTAATTTGGCCGTTgatttatcataaaatatattGATGCTATAGCTAATTAGAGCTATACAGGCCATATATTGATAGTGCATGTGAACAATTTTGAAATAGGAGTGTCCGTCAGTCCGTGTATAATCTTTACGCACCGATGCATTTGTAATTTGATTAGTTGTTGGTGAAGATCGATGGTGTTGGACTTTTTTAAATTAAACTACCATACAATAATCAATGAAAGGGGAGTTGCGAGTTTTGTTTTAGGCCTAACTATCGTGAAACAAACTTTCTCAACTAAACGACTCAAATTAATAACTTTGTAGGTTTAATTTGTACGCTTCTTAATTTcttctccctccattttattCACTACTCTTCCAAATTCAGAGACCAAGCGCACCCATCTATTTCTCTTGTTGCGAACACAGAAAGAGTCGAACCGGATCGACGTGGAAAATGCAAACATATTACCATATATCTTTtgtttatatatagaaatttaagcTTGATAGGAAATAAATTAACTAGTACTAAATCATATCGATATGTAGTACTAGACGACAAGAAGGAGCTTGGTATCAAATATTAATTCATAGGAAATTGCGAGCGTCCTGGAGTCGAACGCGGCTCGATGGGATTAAAATTGTGTGCGTTTGCCACTGCACCAACAAGCGTAACTGGTACTAAATCATATCGATATCGATATGTAGACTAGACGACCAAGAAGGAGCTTGGTATCAAAtattaattcatatgaaattGCGAGCGTCCTGGAGTCGAGCGCAGCTCGATGGGGTTAAAACTGTGCGCGTTTGCCACTGCACCAACAAGCGTAACTGGTACTAAATCATATGGCACTGTGTGCGTTTGCCACTGTACCAGCAAGCACATCTCCTTCCTAAATCATATGGCCAATTTTAACATATGTATTTATTCTCTAACGAATACTACTAGTAGGATTATTTTGCATTTGAAGTTATGCATCCATGCATATTGACACTATGGGTACTGCGAAAACCGTTGATCACCCAACCAGTGGCCAGGGGTGAATTTCCTTGTAATTGGGGAAAAGGTAGAAAGTAATTGCACAACGACTTCAATTTTATTGTGAAAAATATTGATCGCCAAACCAGTTGCCAGGGGGCGAATTCTTAATACGAACAAAAAAAGCAAGGGTTGATCTTTGTAATGGTTAGCGGAAGTAGCTAGACAAGAGTCAAAACTTAAACTCCTCAGAAAAATGTAAAACACACTTTTACCGTAACCGTGTTGAACAAAAATGTCAAGTAGATATATACCCCAAATACGCAACACTCTCCTGTGAAAGCAGCCGCTCACCCCAGTGTGTTACAGTGCACAGTACTCACAGAGAGAGACCTGGCTACCTCTGACCTGCACAGACTTGCATGCATCCATCTTTCTCTCTCAAAGTTTCTATCTCTCTCTTCACGTGGACAAACTTCATCCAAAACTCTTGTTCTGTAGCATTTAGCTACTTCCAAATGTTCGGTAGCTACGTAGTAGTACCTTTCTGTGTGTGTCTCTAcatatgcatacatatcaataataataataataatcctgCCCTATGTGAGCTGAGCTCTCCCTGTAGTACATGTCGAGTGTGCAATTGCATGCACTGTGGTCGCAGCATAGTAGCTTAATTTGCTAGTAGCAAGCATTGCAGCAATGCAATGTTTCAGCTGGACCTGGACAGTGaagtgaagaaggaagaagccAAGCAGGGAATAATTACGGAAGCGATCGAGCAAAGCAACACAGCCGTGTTATTAGGACAGTGGGATGCGTGCCTTCTTTGGTCGATCTGTTTGTAACCTTCTTCTTCAGTcttatgctgctgctgcttgcttgCTGTTCAGATCAAACAGTGACAGTGTATACTGACACTACGCCAAAGCCCACATTTAATGATGCTTGCTTTTGCTCCTCCCTTTCAACTTTGAAAGCAGCACACCCAGAGAAGAAACCAACATGAAATATTATAGCTAAGCCTTACACTGATGAGTAATCAGTAAGACAGTAACGAGACTAGCTAGTGCACAGATGATCAAGCCACTGTACCTGCATATATGTGCACCAAAACAAGCAATAAAACTCCAAGATTAATTAATCCAGGCACAGCGCGCGCTTGAATTGATTCTAGTCTGGGGTCAGGCCTTCACATGATGACTTCACATCAAAAGAGACCCATTTCCCTGCCAAAAGTACATGAAAAACAAACGAAATGTACCGGTACAAAATTAAGTTCTGGCCACTTAATCCaggtattattattattcctcccagctctggctagctagctagcaactaCGACTCACCATTAACAGCTCCAGATTTCCCCAGAAACATCCATCTTGCATGGATTGAAATCGCTTTTCtcttcttaattaattacctcCAGTTTCTTGACTAATTCTGATATGATGAAATGAAATTAGCAGCATGATCATCTCCTTCCGTCttctattgttttttttcttctctgtgATGACTTCAGTTCATGTTTGCCGGGTCCAGTGAGCCGACGTGGAGGCCGGCCgcgccatggcgcggcggcccCATTGCCGCCGAGCCGCTGATGCCctggacgacgccgacgccgaggaaGTCCCTCGTGCTCAGCTTGCCGTCGTCGACGGCGCCACCGAATCCAGACGCGCCGGAGAAGCTACCGGCGAaacccgcgccaccgccgccgctcgccatggaGCCCATGATGAGATTCTGGTACGACGACCTCTCGTTGGCCGGCCCTTCACCGACGCTGATCCCGTGGGAGCTAGCTCCACGGAGCAGCGAGCTcgcgccaccggcgccgccggcgttgTAGCTGCTCGTCGTTGCACCCATCTGGGCAGCCTTCTGCAAgagcgccgtcgccgacatCTGCGGCAGTGTACCGGCCGGTTCGGACGAGTTGTACAGAGAagggaagccgccgccgccgccgccgtggttgcCGGCGAGGCCGCTAGAAGTAACGATGCTGCCCTGCCCGCCGTTTCCAGCGCCGCCGTTGAACTGGTCGACGCCGCCATTGCTGCCGGAGAAGAAGCCAAGGTTGAGGAGGTTACCATTGCCGCTTTGCTGGTGCTGCACGGGGAGCTGCATCAGGTCATGGAACGCCGCCGGCTTGCCGTGGAGCAGCGAGCCCTGGCCGGCCTGAGACTGGCCGTCCTCCGGGCCGAAGTCCTGAGCGGGAGCATGATGGGCGGCGCCATTGGCGAGGTAgaacgaggaggacgacgatccCTGCGAGCGGAACATGGAGGAGCCCGACGACGAGGCCATGAGGTGATCAAACTGAGAGGCGCcattgctgccgccgccgaggcggaggacatcgccggccgacgccgacggctGGCCGGCCTGATCAGGGAAGCCGGCGGGAAGTTGCGGGGCGGCCATGCCGGTGAGCCCAAGTGTCAtgttgccggcgccgccgtatACGCCGGCGCCGATGGGCGGCATGCGCGCGTTCTCCTGCGCCAGCGCGTCGCAGAAGGCGCGGTGGGTGATGAAGCTGTCCCTCCTGCATATTTTGATCCAATATGTGAAGAACACAAATGTATCAAATTATTTCATGGAATGCATTGTGCATGCGTGAAATAATCTCAGTAAAAATTCGTTGTACCACTATACATGATCACATATGGCGCTATAGTATATTTACAGTGAGTAGTACAACTACTTTTCAATCACTGCGGGCAATAATGAAATTCGTTTTTGAAATTCTGGAGCATCACTATTGGAGCTAGCTAGGAGCTATAGCATTCACTATTGGAGTGAACATGAACACTAAATTATAGCCAGGATAATCAGCCTTTAAATTTTTGGATACCATGGTGGAGAAACTTGGtatgtattttttgcaaaatagccTTGTAATACAACCGGCTCTAACTCGTATTGGATACCGGCGCGTATGCAGTCTCCCACGGCGCCCAAAATTTTGTTTGACCGGTTACTGCTTACGAGCGGTCATTTGGGCGCGCGCGAGGAGCCAGGAGGAGAGAGCAGCGACGTGTAAATCAGACAGtgagccaaaaaaaatttaaaaaaaagggagaaaaatggAATGGTTAGGGGATTAATTGGCTAATTATTGATAGAGAAGGGAAAAAATGTGAACACGCGTGCCGAATGGGATTCGAACACGGGTGGGTATGCAAGCGCAGccttaatttaaaattttggataCCATGGTGGAGGAATTTGGTATGTATTAATTgatagagaaggaaaaaaatgtgAATACGCATGCCAAATGTGATTCGAACATGGGTGGGCACGCATGCGTGACGCGACAGCGTCCTGATCAGCCTCTTTAGTCAACTTAGAGGGAAACTATATTTTTCGCTAAAAAAAGCAGCCCTTAAATTTTGAACACCAAGGAGTAACTTGGTATGGTATACATTGATagagaatgaaaaaaaatatgaacacGCGCGTCTAATGGGATTCGAACACGGGTGGGCACGCATGCGTGACGCGACAACGCCCTGATCAACCTCTTTAGTCAACTTAGAGGGAAACTATATTTTTCGCTAAAAAAAGCAGCCTTTAAATTTTGGATACCAAGGAGTAACATGGTATGGTATGCATTGATAGAGAATGAAAAAAATGTGAACACGCGTGTCGAATGGGATTTGAACACGGGTGGGAACGCACGCGTGACGCGACAACGCCCTGATCAGCCTCTTTAGTCAACTTAGAGTGAAACTATATTTTTCGCTAAAAAAAGCAGCCTTTAAATTTTGGATACCAAAGAGTAACTTGGTATGGTATGCATTGATAAAGAATGAAAAGAATGTGAACACACATGTCGAATGGGATTCGAACACAGGTGGGTACGCACGATGCGGCGCGCACGGCAGTTCCCTGATCAGCCTCTTTAGTCAAGTTAGAgtgaaattatatttttttgctaCAAAATTATAGTGAATTTTTTCTCAACATATTCTGTGATCGGGTCCGCAACCAAAGCTGGCTAGCATATGATATAAGCGTGTACACATGCATAACTAAGGCTACGTTCTTTCGAATGGTTTGGCTTAGTTTGGGTGCAGGCAagtaaaataagaaatatattagcgtatgattaattccgtattaactattataaacataaaaataagtattttttattttttaaaagaaacttgtatataattaactttttttaaaagaatacaCACATAGTGGTTTAAAAAAAGTTGCAAAAAGCTTAACGAGATTAATTTCAAACTGAGCCTCAAACTGAGCCTAAGTGCCAGTTGATCAATATTCCATTGTAATATAATGGGCAGGTCATTTTTTTCctcgcaaaaagaaaaatgggcAGTTCATTTTTACAATCAATTAAGCTTATATATTCATCATTGATTTGCAATATATTGAAAATCACACATGGCGGGAATTTTAAATGTGCTGATTAATTACTGGTGTCTCAGTTGTGGGTAGTAATTAAAACATGGAATCTATACATAGCAGTAGATTATTGTCACTGCTCTGGCAACAATCTTAAGTGTACTATTAATGACTAGTGCATATCACCAGCAATACAGAGGTGAAGAAAACTGAAGAATTAATGGCATGCAAGGATAGTATttcaattaatcatcaatttattTCACTGCCAAAAATACTTGGTCACTACTAGCTGTAGATTGATTGCGTACAGATTAGTTGCAGGCTGGCAAATAAAACCAAATAATTAATGAATGAGTAAACGTACGCATGCAACAGCTACAGAAATGAAATTCTCGCATAAAAACCTCCAATATTAATAACGAAAATAAATCATCTTAGCTGTAGCACTAGCACCATATCTGCTGCTACTATCAACAGAGAGTAGCAAGCATAAATCACAAGAAAACACCAGCTAGCGGCCAATCCATGCATCCGGCTGCATGCAGGCTTGTGGCTAATAATTGTCATGCAGCTAGCTAGTAATTAAAACCAATGACAGTGCAGTATGCCAGAGATATAGATAGAtggaggtagagagagagagagagagagagagagagaagaagctaAGATTTTTACCGGACGCATGGGTCAAGCAAGCACAGCAACAGCAGTAGTACAGTACACTGCTTGCCGGCCAGTTGCCCACCACGGAATGCAGCTACACGATCACATGAGAAACAAGCTAGCCAGCCGCCGCGCTGCGAGGCATGTTTGGATTGGATGCCGTGGCTTGTAGCAGCTTGCAGACGAACGACGGGGGCGCGTATGTCTCACCACGTGAACAggtgggggaagagagaggagaggagaggagcgtgGTTTCCGAGGTGGAAAAAAGGAGGAGATGGCTCCTTTTTGAGCCGTCGCCCATGTCAGGATGCATATCTCTCCCGTCTCCTCCCGACAAGAACGGTTCACGTGGGAGCAGCAGCGCTCATGCCCTCTCGTCGCATTTCATGCTCGATCCACTGCACGcagcgcacgcgcgcgcggcgcgtctATGGAGATCGTCGTCGTCCCTACCGTTCCTTCTCTCTCGAAGGAATCCAATCTCTTCCATGGCGGAGCAACGAGCTATAGCAACGAACGAACGACGACAACCCTAGCTAACCCTAACAAAGGcgtactaccaccaccacccatcAAATCGATCGATCACTTTCCCGCGATCGAGTTCATCATGACCCAATCATGCGAACGAACAAAACAGGAAGATAATAATACCCCATTGAATTCGAAAGGAATATATCTATCTAGCTACTATCCTAGCCAGCCGATTTTGCTGTCAATTCAATTCGCGAAAGAATTAATTGCAAAGATATGGATCAATTACTCGAATTAATTAACTTAGATCGTGAACGAATCAATCCATGGACGAGACGAGGAAGATCAAGATCGAAGCATACGGACCTGGAGAAGAGGGTGCCGCAGTCGCAGCGGTACTCGCGGGTGCCGCAGGTCTTGGAGTGGGCCTTCCAGTCGGACTGCACGGCGTAGCGCTTGGAGCACTTGTCGCAGCGCCACTTCTTCTCGCCGTGCTTGCGGCAGTAGTGCTTCTTGATCCCGGTGAGGTCGCCGAGGGCCCGCGACGGGTCGTGGTGGACGCACGACGGCTCCGGGCACAGGTACACGCGCCGGCGAGCCTCCTTGGGGttcttctgcttcagcttcCACGGCAGGTTGTGCCCTCGCCGGTGCAGCTGCAGGTTCTGCTCCCGCTGGAACCCCTTGTTGCACACCTCGCACACGAACCTGTTGGTCGCCATCAGCGTCCGCGGCGACAGCGCTATCACCTCCGCATCTGGATCTGCACGAGAAGAATCGACAACTGATTAATTTTAACACGATACAATCGAACGAAGAAGAAAGGGGAAATCAATCGATCAAGAAAGAACACTTGCTTGGGTTTCCAGGCTggttcctcttcttcttcggcgcgggcgcggcggcggcgacgggagcggGGGAGGGgttggggtggtggtggagggctGGATTGGTGGGattctgcggcggcggcatctgCGTGTCGCCGAGCCCAAAGAAGGgtgcggacgaggcggccgccaTCCCCGCAAAACAACAGGGAGAGATCGATCACTACAGCACAGCACAGCTAGATATATAGCTTGCTCTCCCTACCCTGGCGGCGCGTCCTCTCGCTGCTTACTTTGTTGGCTTCAGGTGAGGCGCAGCCACCTGATCAATTCAGTCCAATTTAAGTCACAGAGGAGGCGACATGGCTGGCACTGTTTATCTATCTGCCTCTCCTCCGGCCGCTTCTGATCTAAAAGACAAGTGAAAGAAGTGAGCAACACATAAATACTTGTAACCAAATTTAGCATTCACCTAGATAACAAATATGTGTGGTTCCTGCCACAGGACAAaccacaaaacaaaaaaaaaacactcatgTTTGCATGCAAAACAACAATTAACGCAAGAGAGAGATGACAAACGAACAAGTTGCACTCACGCAAACAAACACAGAAGCAACCGCGAGACGGCAGAAGAAGGAACTAATCAAAAGAGGAAGAGATATGGAAGCTAGCACACCGTGCCAAgcgagggagaagaagaggtcGCGGAGAAATGGCTCGggcgagaaagagagaggaacaaggttagaagaaaaacaaagatTTGGGAAAGCTATGCTGAGCCAACCAAACCCTTAAAAACAACAGGAGAAACACACCAAACGAGCAAAGAGAGATTAAAAATATAGTGGCCAGATGATTCATCAAGGAGAGAGGAATTATGTGTggcacacacacaaacacacaggaACCGAGGAGGGGAATGAACCCTACCGCTTGTTTCTTTCCCAATCACTCACTTCTCTGAACTCTACCTGCTTTGGAGTTTAGGATATCTCTCGCCGGGGAATAGTACACtattgtggtggtggtggtggtgggagtggTTGCAAGCTGATATATATCTCGCCAATATATGCAAGCTAGCTTTGCCTTCGCCATCCACAGCACAGAGCAGGTGATGCTATTTTACCAGAGAAAGGGAGACAGCAAACCTGGGGGTGGAGGCCGGGTCACAATGCCCACGCAGGACTGTGGGGACCACTGGGTTGGGCCCACAGGTCGCCCCCATGCGTGTACCTCGTTATTCatggaaatgaaaaaaaaagagttgatgttaatctagtattttttttaagataatgagaATTTGATATATTAAATTGATCTCTATCTTCCTAAAGCTTTTGTATCCAAATTTAGATAAATAATCCGATGGTCGAGATTGAAACTTTCTAGCATCCGTTTCTCCCCTACTAAGTAGGTCTTGATCGACGGCCACCCATAGCGGTGGTCCGTGGCACGATGGAAGTCTGCTCGAACGGTGCCGATGATAAATCTTATTGGAGTTGTGACACCTCTTTTATTCTAAATAGCTGCGCTATTCACGTGAGAGGGACAAAAATTGACTAGTGGGACCATGATGCTTACGTGGGGTTGTGCGGACTACGGGGTCCACACATATAACCTTTCACACCAGAAGATAAGAAAGACAAATCTATGTTATATTTAGCACTTAATTAGAATTAACATATATCTCTAAGAtacattcctatgtttttcaatCATACATTTAATCAAATTCAATGAAATTATTCTGACATACCAAAAACTACACGGCTCAAAACATAATCCACAACAGCAACACTATTACACGTATCTTGATCAATTTGGTTGCTCTAGGCCAAGTTAATCAGGGTTTCACCCTTGTTGCCACCTCCCCCCCTCAAAAATTATGGTATACCATAAATGGATGTATGTAGCACATGCACAATAAGGGGAATTATGTACACAACACAAAGATGATAGTGTACTTAACATTTTGCAGGTTGTAGCCGGAATTTGGATGATACATATATTACACTCTCAAATCTGATCACCTTGACCAATTAATATGGTCTCCCACGCAGTGTCTTCATGTAATTTGTTACTAtgacatgcaattttatttactCAAGAGAAACATCATCAATCAATATAGGCGGACCTCCAAACGTGCATGttagggaaggggggggggagaggggtTGTGCGCAATCCACATGGGTGTGTATTATGGGGGAACGTGGGCCCATAGATCATGTATACCTAGCTTCCTCATGAAAGGAAATAAGAAAATGTTTTTAAGCTAGATATTTCCTTATAAATTATCTCAATTCTGATAGTACGGTGAGATCAAAACATTGGAGACCGATATGGTGGGGTTGTGCGCTTCACACAGGTGTATGGGGACTATTGGACCCACATATCACGTACACATGGCTTCCTcataaaaaaggaagaaaatgtttgttttttttaatctagccatttcaaaaaaataatgttttagAGTGTAGATAGTAGCCTCAATCCCCACTTCCACAGGGAGGTAACATGGAATTTTTCTCAACATATATAGCACCGGAACAATTCATTGGAACTAAGCTATAATATGCATACACAAACTAAGCGTGCCTCGGTTGGTTAGGTTTACTGTGGTGGAACTTGACCACTTGGATTTTTTGGTGCCTCGCTTCAGGCCTCTTCTGATCCGGAAGACAATAGGACAGAGCAAACAAGAGAGGAAACACATAAATATTATAACCAAATTTAGCattaagctagctagcaaaTATGTAAGCACAGGGCAAACCACAAAACCAAAACCCTCATGCGTGCATGCAAAAGAACGGTACGCGGTTAACGCAAGAGGGATATGACAAACAAATAAGTTGCACTCAAGCAAACAAATACACAAACAACAGCGAGAGGGTAAGAAGAAAttagaagagggaggaggagaagctagCATAGTGCCAAGCCATGAAAAGAAGAGGTCACGGAGAAATGGCTCAgacgagaaagagagaggaacaagaacaagatagaagAAATAAATATGGTACTATATTGTAGTATTGCCTTGATAGGAATCCCGCACATCGTCTCTAAGGAGCATGGAATTAGTTACCGTGACATTCTTCGTGAAATGCGATTTTATTTGCTCAAcaaaaaatcattttatttatataactGAATCATAATCAACCTATATTGGGCAGTCTCCAGAGGAGTGCGCGTGTGAACGGGGTGGGTCCTGGGAGGTGGGGGGTCCACATGGGGGGGACCATTGGGCCCATGGGTCATGTAAAGCTTACTTTtgaaaggaaagaagaaaagttttttttttagctaGCTATTTCCTGAAAAAATTTCTCAGAATTTAGATAGTACGTTGAAGACCGAAACATTAGAGACCAATATTAGGCGGATCCCTAGGCGGAGGGGTTAGGTGGTTCACATAGGTATATTGTGAGATTATTAGACCCACATATCATGCATACATGGCTTCCTcataataataattttttttttgtttttattaaaCTAGCCATTTCCCAaaattattttagaatttatataaTACCG is from Oryza sativa Japonica Group chromosome 9, ASM3414082v1 and encodes:
- the LOC9272621 gene encoding protein indeterminate-domain 5, chloroplastic; this encodes MAAASSAPFFGLGDTQMPPPQNPTNPALHHHPNPSPAPVAAAAPAPKKKRNQPGNPNPDAEVIALSPRTLMATNRFVCEVCNKGFQREQNLQLHRRGHNLPWKLKQKNPKEARRRVYLCPEPSCVHHDPSRALGDLTGIKKHYCRKHGEKKWRCDKCSKRYAVQSDWKAHSKTCGTREYRCDCGTLFSRRDSFITHRAFCDALAQENARMPPIGAGVYGGAGNMTLGLTGMAAPQLPAGFPDQAGQPSASAGDVLRLGGGSNGASQFDHLMASSSGSSMFRSQGSSSSSFYLANGAAHHAPAQDFGPEDGQSQAGQGSLLHGKPAAFHDLMQLPVQHQQSGNGNLLNLGFFSGSNGGVDQFNGGAGNGGQGSIVTSSGLAGNHGGGGGGFPSLYNSSEPAGTLPQMSATALLQKAAQMGATTSSYNAGGAGGASSLLRGASSHGISVGEGPANERSSYQNLIMGSMASGGGGAGFAGSFSGASGFGGAVDDGKLSTRDFLGVGVVQGISGSAAMGPPRHGAAGLHVGSLDPANMN